In Leuconostoc kimchii IMSNU 11154, one genomic interval encodes:
- a CDS encoding isochorismate synthase, whose product MKYHFSRALRDEDRTQLYSALDYFDTTAYFASADGKKELFGFDVLQQAMSPDNLTGDVVFGGCAFDDQLIINTQLMNGTWFVPKIFVTVDDHFIKFESNTHENFEAWLTMFKQRETAPLSSRDVTEEKDWLRRTQQLIDTLITSDTLKKVVFGRQKQYQLSDVLDVSRLITALKIQKNTYRFILKQHHELFVSATPERLVKVMNGGQLETAAVAGTIRRGTTVSEDIALGQSLRNSAKNRQEHQYVVDNILQKLQNVTTELVVPEKPKVLSNRQVQHLYTPINARINSPYGVVDIMRRLHPTPALGGVPQEEAQQYIRQHEKNPRGLFAAPIGYYTANNTGEFIIGIRSMYVNQKTHLATLFAGAGIVADSNAAQELQETNLKFEPMRQLLRDYANGN is encoded by the coding sequence ATGAAGTATCATTTTTCACGTGCTTTACGTGATGAGGATCGAACACAACTTTACTCAGCCTTAGATTATTTTGACACAACAGCTTACTTTGCGTCTGCTGATGGCAAAAAAGAATTATTTGGGTTTGATGTTTTACAGCAGGCAATGTCACCCGACAATTTGACGGGTGATGTTGTTTTTGGTGGCTGTGCTTTTGATGATCAATTGATAATAAATACACAATTAATGAATGGTACATGGTTTGTGCCAAAAATTTTCGTGACGGTTGATGATCATTTCATCAAGTTTGAATCAAATACTCATGAAAATTTTGAGGCATGGTTGACAATGTTTAAGCAACGAGAAACCGCACCACTAAGTAGTCGTGATGTAACTGAAGAAAAAGATTGGTTACGTAGAACGCAACAATTGATTGATACACTGATAACTAGCGATACTCTAAAAAAAGTGGTTTTTGGAAGACAAAAGCAATATCAGTTATCCGATGTGTTGGATGTTTCGCGCTTGATTACTGCCTTGAAAATACAAAAAAATACGTACCGTTTTATTTTAAAACAACACCATGAACTGTTTGTTTCTGCCACACCTGAACGTCTGGTGAAGGTGATGAACGGTGGTCAACTAGAAACGGCCGCTGTGGCAGGTACGATACGGCGAGGCACGACAGTGTCAGAAGACATAGCATTGGGCCAATCGCTGCGCAACAGTGCCAAAAATAGACAAGAGCATCAGTATGTGGTCGATAATATTTTGCAAAAATTACAAAATGTGACCACTGAATTAGTTGTGCCAGAGAAGCCGAAAGTGTTAAGCAACAGACAGGTACAGCATCTGTACACGCCGATTAACGCGCGTATCAATTCACCATATGGGGTGGTCGATATTATGAGACGACTGCACCCAACGCCAGCACTTGGTGGTGTGCCACAGGAAGAAGCCCAACAGTACATTAGACAACATGAGAAAAATCCTCGTGGTTTATTTGCTGCACCTATTGGCTATTACACAGCAAATAATACTGGTGAATTTATTATCGGCATTCGGTCAATGTATGTCAATCAAAAGACACATTTAGCAACGCTTTTTGCAGGAGCAGGAATCGTTGCAGATTCTAATGCGGCGCAAGAATTACAAGAAACAAATTTAAAATTTGAACCAATGCGCCAACTATTGAGGGATTATGCAAATGGCAATTAA
- a CDS encoding ECF transporter S component, producing MAQKFNTKQLAILAVIIALNVVLSYIVKIPVPATNGFVNLVEAGIFIAALLGGARQGMVVGGLSGLLLDLLAGYPQWMVFSLIIHGVEGLIVGYFGYQKKTISQIIGLILGSLIMIIGYLLAGAFLYNWAAGFASIIGNVAQSVMGLVVALLLIPIFKRIPQVNLKN from the coding sequence ATGGCACAGAAATTTAATACAAAGCAATTAGCAATTTTAGCAGTAATTATCGCGTTAAATGTTGTTTTGTCTTATATTGTTAAAATACCCGTACCAGCAACTAATGGTTTTGTTAATTTAGTTGAAGCAGGCATTTTTATCGCTGCTCTACTAGGCGGTGCGCGTCAGGGTATGGTTGTTGGTGGGTTAAGTGGTTTATTGCTTGACCTGCTCGCTGGCTATCCCCAATGGATGGTCTTTTCTCTTATCATTCATGGTGTAGAAGGCTTGATTGTTGGTTATTTTGGTTATCAAAAAAAGACAATTAGCCAAATTATTGGGTTAATTTTAGGGTCACTGATTATGATTATTGGTTACTTATTAGCCGGGGCGTTTTTGTATAATTGGGCAGCGGGATTTGCATCTATTATTGGCAACGTAGCCCAGTCTGTCATGGGATTAGTTGTGGCTTTACTCTTGATACCCATATTTAAACGTATACCACAAGTTAATTTGAAAAATTAA
- a CDS encoding bifunctional hydroxymethylpyrimidine kinase/phosphomethylpyrimidine kinase yields MPHKILTIAGSDVIAGGGIQADLATFSNYGYFGLSVLTSIVTVSTSEFKLFPVDTEIIASQLQAVLEVEDILAIKVGLLPTPEIITLVANYLSRVDLPIIIDPVMVFKETSKIDTKNVATAIKNELLPLATIVTPNLNEAQILSDQMINSLQEMKQAAKTIFECGAKNVVIKGGTALIGNQAVDILYDGVSFKVLTQEKITTAPLYHNGAGCTLSASIAANLGRSSNIIAAVEDAKEFVWQGIKNGVTINKKFAVGNVWQGARRSHYGTEI; encoded by the coding sequence ATGCCACATAAAATTTTAACGATTGCTGGTTCCGATGTCATTGCAGGTGGTGGAATACAGGCAGATTTAGCAACATTCAGTAACTACGGATATTTTGGATTAAGTGTGTTGACATCGATTGTTACGGTATCAACATCAGAATTCAAATTATTTCCAGTGGATACAGAAATTATTGCATCACAATTGCAAGCAGTGCTAGAAGTAGAAGACATTTTGGCTATTAAGGTTGGCTTATTACCGACACCAGAAATTATCACGCTAGTGGCAAATTATTTATCACGCGTTGATTTACCTATTATTATTGATCCTGTTATGGTTTTTAAAGAAACTTCAAAAATTGATACAAAAAATGTCGCAACGGCTATCAAAAATGAATTATTGCCGTTAGCAACGATTGTTACGCCTAATTTGAATGAGGCACAAATATTATCTGATCAGATGATTAATAGTTTACAGGAAATGAAACAGGCCGCCAAAACGATTTTTGAGTGTGGCGCAAAAAATGTTGTGATTAAGGGTGGCACAGCATTGATTGGTAATCAAGCTGTTGATATTCTGTATGATGGGGTATCATTTAAGGTGTTGACACAAGAAAAAATTACCACAGCGCCACTGTACCACAACGGCGCAGGCTGTACGTTATCGGCTAGTATAGCTGCAAACTTAGGTCGCTCTTCAAATATCATAGCAGCAGTAGAAGATGCTAAAGAATTTGTTTGGCAGGGTATTAAAAATGGCGTTACTATAAATAAAAAATTTGCGGTTGGTAATGTTTGGCAAGGCGCTAGGAGAAGTCATTATGGCACAGAAATTTAA
- a CDS encoding YitT family protein, which translates to MNKTNLARISLRDLAMITLGTGFYGWSLININIPNQLAEGGLSGVTLILLALFNWNPAYTNLILNMPLLLLGYRILGRRSFIYTIWGIATLSFWLYIWQALPMHPILHHDMLIAGLLAGIISGIGLGIVFRFGGTSGGTDVVARIMEQKFAIQIGRTMFALDAIVLLMSLVYINIVQMMYTLIASFVFAQVVGLTQQGAYTARSFMIFTDYPEEISHAIMDELERGTSLLKSEGGYSHREQRVVYAVVDPSEVSAVQHIIQEIDPKAFVSIFTAQEQLGEGFSYLRPKKKFIFF; encoded by the coding sequence ATGAATAAGACGAATTTAGCACGCATTTCACTAAGAGATCTGGCGATGATTACCCTAGGTACAGGATTTTATGGCTGGAGCTTAATTAATATTAATATCCCAAATCAACTTGCTGAAGGTGGCCTGTCTGGTGTTACTTTAATCTTGCTAGCACTATTTAACTGGAATCCAGCTTATACAAATTTAATTTTAAACATGCCCTTACTGCTACTAGGTTATCGCATTCTTGGGCGTAGGTCGTTTATTTATACAATTTGGGGCATTGCTACCCTATCTTTTTGGCTCTACATCTGGCAAGCTCTGCCAATGCACCCAATATTACACCATGATATGCTAATTGCTGGATTATTGGCGGGCATTATATCAGGTATTGGTTTGGGTATCGTCTTTCGATTCGGCGGCACATCTGGTGGTACAGATGTCGTTGCACGCATTATGGAGCAAAAATTTGCTATTCAAATTGGACGTACAATGTTTGCCTTAGATGCCATTGTGTTGCTCATGTCACTAGTCTACATTAATATTGTACAAATGATGTACACATTAATTGCTTCGTTTGTGTTTGCCCAAGTTGTTGGATTAACACAACAAGGCGCCTACACTGCACGTTCATTTATGATTTTCACAGACTACCCAGAAGAAATATCACATGCCATTATGGATGAGTTAGAACGTGGCACAAGTCTATTAAAATCAGAGGGTGGTTATTCTCATCGCGAACAACGTGTTGTTTATGCTGTTGTTGATCCGTCGGAAGTTAGCGCTGTACAACATATCATTCAAGAAATCGACCCGAAAGCCTTTGTGTCCATTTTTACAGCTCAAGAACAGCTTGGCGAAGGTTTCTCTTACCTGAGACCCAAGAAAAAATTTATTTTCTTCTAA
- a CDS encoding GNAT family N-acetyltransferase: protein MIIQAATKADQAVILELEQTILDDMALAIYDELPVADVQEALSLAVAASDKSRYHYSRALVAKNEANQILGVAFGYVDTEEKSLDDALQTVLADQFSYHRWLFEDSEVFDNEWYLDSIVVTDEARGQGIGKKLFQAVETRAKEQHRDVIGLNVDDGNPRAYKLYDSLGFKPVGRLTIGSHDYTHMQKQL, encoded by the coding sequence ATGATTATTCAAGCAGCAACGAAAGCTGACCAAGCTGTTATTTTAGAACTTGAGCAGACGATTTTGGATGATATGGCATTGGCAATCTACGACGAATTGCCTGTTGCTGATGTTCAGGAAGCTTTGTCTTTAGCTGTAGCAGCTTCTGACAAAAGTCGTTACCATTATAGTCGGGCACTCGTTGCTAAAAATGAAGCAAATCAAATTCTAGGAGTGGCTTTTGGGTACGTTGACACAGAAGAAAAATCACTTGATGATGCCTTGCAAACTGTATTGGCAGACCAATTCAGTTATCATCGGTGGCTTTTTGAAGATTCAGAAGTGTTTGATAATGAATGGTATCTGGACTCCATTGTGGTCACAGATGAGGCACGTGGACAAGGGATTGGTAAAAAGTTATTTCAAGCTGTTGAAACACGTGCTAAAGAACAGCATCGCGACGTTATTGGTTTAAATGTTGACGACGGTAATCCCAGAGCATATAAATTATACGATTCGTTAGGTTTTAAACCCGTTGGTCGATTGACTATTGGCTCGCATGATTATACGCATATGCAAAAGCAGTTATAA
- a CDS encoding Tex family protein, which yields MSTHILTELTQIDTAKQVSQTLSIDTKQVNATLTLLNDGSTVPFISRYRKEMTGELDEVQIRDIQATAKKLQDLFDRKQTVLKAIDEQGQLTPDLLQTIQTAKTIQNVEDLYLPYKQKRRTKAMIARENGLQPLADFVMTHITRAIPVDAYINDAVPDQTKVLAGLHEILAEQIGENALYREWLRTRMIKDGTFISSLKRGGKAKDEQAIYEQYYDYSEPLKTIIENKFRILAVNRGEKDGVLSVKIDFSEARMIHFIQTKELKGQQATGSGYEALRAAIEDAYKRFIQPAVERDIRQELTSQAQEQAIKVFGENLYHLLMQAPLKGQIVMGFDPGFRTGSKLAIIDENGKFLKKQVIYPHKPANLQQREAAAETFKTLVQDYHVQLVAIGNGTASRESEEFVANNLPNGVHYTIVNEAGASVYSASDEARAEFPDLHVEERSAISIGRRIQDPLAELIKIDPKSVGVGQYQHDLNAKLLDEQVDQVVETAVNQVGVNLNTASAALLTHIAGLNKTLAQNIVTYRDAIGKFTSRMQLKKVTRLGPKAFEQAAGFLRILDGENILDNTNIHPESYSAVKQLLKLAEIDLQDLTTPTANQKLLALNQEQTAKILNIGLQTLQDVITNLQKPGRDGRSEMVGALLKSDILHIEDLKSGMKLQGTVRNVVDFGAFVDLGVKHDGLVHISRLAKRRVKKPSDVVSVGDIINVWVVDIDEKRQRIGLTMINPEEANS from the coding sequence ATGAGTACACATATTTTAACTGAATTGACACAAATTGATACTGCTAAACAAGTGTCACAAACGCTTAGCATTGATACTAAACAAGTTAATGCAACGCTGACGTTACTTAATGATGGTTCAACGGTGCCTTTCATTTCTCGCTACCGCAAAGAAATGACTGGTGAACTTGATGAGGTACAAATTCGTGATATTCAGGCCACAGCTAAAAAATTACAAGATTTGTTTGATCGTAAGCAAACCGTTTTAAAAGCCATTGATGAACAAGGTCAACTCACACCGGATTTGTTACAAACCATTCAAACTGCAAAAACAATACAGAATGTAGAAGACCTATATTTGCCCTATAAACAAAAAAGACGAACTAAGGCGATGATTGCTCGTGAAAACGGCTTGCAGCCACTGGCTGACTTCGTTATGACACACATTACTAGGGCCATCCCCGTTGACGCCTATATTAACGATGCTGTTCCTGATCAGACAAAGGTGTTGGCAGGATTACACGAAATATTAGCTGAACAAATTGGCGAAAACGCGTTATATCGAGAATGGTTAAGAACGCGAATGATAAAAGATGGGACATTCATATCTAGTTTAAAGCGTGGTGGCAAGGCAAAAGATGAACAAGCAATTTATGAACAATATTATGATTACAGTGAACCACTTAAAACAATTATTGAGAATAAATTTCGTATTTTAGCTGTTAATCGTGGCGAAAAAGACGGGGTGCTGTCAGTTAAAATTGATTTTTCAGAAGCGCGTATGATTCATTTTATTCAAACGAAAGAATTGAAAGGGCAACAGGCAACAGGCTCTGGATATGAGGCTTTGCGTGCTGCAATTGAGGATGCGTACAAACGATTTATCCAGCCAGCAGTTGAAAGAGATATACGTCAGGAACTGACATCACAAGCGCAAGAACAAGCCATCAAGGTATTTGGGGAAAATCTTTATCACTTGCTCATGCAAGCACCACTTAAAGGACAGATTGTGATGGGGTTTGATCCAGGATTTAGAACAGGGTCTAAGTTGGCAATCATTGATGAAAATGGTAAATTTTTAAAGAAGCAGGTGATATATCCGCATAAGCCGGCTAACTTGCAGCAACGCGAAGCAGCCGCTGAAACATTTAAAACATTAGTGCAAGACTATCACGTGCAACTAGTAGCTATTGGCAATGGGACTGCTTCGCGAGAATCTGAAGAGTTTGTTGCCAATAATTTACCTAATGGGGTACACTATACGATTGTCAACGAAGCTGGTGCCTCAGTCTATTCTGCATCTGATGAGGCGCGTGCTGAATTTCCAGATTTACATGTTGAGGAACGTTCAGCTATTTCTATTGGTCGACGTATCCAAGATCCGTTAGCTGAATTAATTAAAATTGATCCGAAATCAGTTGGTGTTGGCCAATATCAACATGACTTAAATGCTAAATTACTAGATGAACAAGTGGATCAGGTAGTTGAAACAGCTGTGAACCAAGTTGGTGTTAATCTGAATACTGCAAGTGCCGCACTGCTAACGCATATTGCTGGCCTTAATAAAACACTTGCCCAGAATATCGTAACTTATCGTGATGCAATTGGTAAATTTACCTCACGTATGCAACTTAAAAAAGTGACACGACTCGGTCCAAAAGCCTTTGAACAAGCAGCGGGATTTTTACGTATTTTAGATGGTGAAAATATTTTAGATAACACAAACATTCATCCTGAAAGTTATTCTGCGGTTAAACAATTACTTAAACTTGCAGAAATTGACTTGCAAGATTTAACAACACCCACAGCTAATCAAAAATTGCTTGCTTTAAATCAAGAGCAAACAGCAAAGATACTCAACATTGGGTTGCAAACATTACAAGATGTCATAACAAATTTACAAAAGCCTGGTCGAGATGGGCGTTCAGAAATGGTCGGGGCGCTTTTGAAATCTGATATTTTACATATTGAAGATTTAAAATCTGGAATGAAATTGCAAGGAACGGTACGTAATGTTGTTGACTTTGGTGCGTTTGTCGATCTTGGTGTCAAACATGACGGCTTAGTGCATATTTCTAGGTTGGCAAAGCGTCGTGTTAAAAAACCATCAGATGTCGTATCTGTTGGTGACATTATTAATGTCTGGGTAGTTGATATTGACGAAAAAAGGCAGCGCATTGGGTTGACAATGATTAATCCAGAGGAGGCTAATTCATGA
- the folP gene encoding dihydropteroate synthase, translating into MMIDIKTPTNAVLFAMQSRGEGVLLQFDQVTYQLGVTLSELSAIRVESNYWVTRGAAITLQTLSNSHALQRWLSQNDYVWQVGSHTLYDASGVIYGVLNVSPESFYNGEFVSTKVDTMVSRAGEMLTLGADVIEVGGQTTKPGYVELTTTEEISRISPVIKGIKQRFPEAIIAVDTYKYEVMVMAVALGVDIINDVNGFVDDERKGPFLAKKKVGLLTMWNPRKQAVTHLQQEMHDWFAENLTILTAYGIDRRRIALDPGVGYAKNSNVHQDLAMMNTIAHLQDFRRPIMTAVANKGWAKFLLDLPKNKRADVSLIAANEMFRRGARILRVHDVQSAKQMVQVVQAISGSF; encoded by the coding sequence ATGATGATTGACATTAAAACACCGACTAATGCTGTTTTGTTTGCGATGCAATCACGTGGTGAAGGGGTATTACTCCAATTTGATCAGGTGACATACCAACTTGGTGTGACTTTATCTGAATTGAGTGCGATTAGAGTAGAGTCGAACTATTGGGTCACACGTGGGGCAGCAATTACTTTACAAACACTTAGCAATAGCCATGCTTTACAAAGGTGGCTATCGCAAAATGATTATGTTTGGCAGGTAGGTTCACATACGTTGTACGATGCGTCGGGTGTGATTTATGGGGTGCTAAATGTTAGCCCAGAATCGTTTTATAATGGTGAGTTCGTTTCGACAAAGGTAGATACAATGGTATCACGGGCCGGAGAAATGTTGACATTGGGCGCGGATGTTATCGAAGTTGGTGGTCAAACCACAAAACCAGGATATGTTGAATTAACCACGACTGAAGAAATAAGCCGTATTTCGCCAGTTATTAAAGGTATCAAACAACGTTTTCCTGAAGCAATTATCGCGGTTGATACCTATAAATATGAAGTTATGGTTATGGCTGTTGCTTTAGGTGTGGATATTATCAATGATGTTAATGGTTTTGTGGATGATGAACGCAAGGGCCCATTTTTAGCAAAAAAGAAAGTTGGACTGTTGACAATGTGGAATCCGCGTAAACAAGCAGTGACGCATTTACAACAAGAAATGCATGATTGGTTTGCAGAAAATTTAACAATATTAACAGCATATGGTATTGATAGGCGGCGTATTGCGCTTGATCCTGGGGTTGGTTATGCAAAAAATTCAAACGTTCATCAGGATTTAGCTATGATGAATACCATTGCGCATTTACAAGATTTTAGAAGACCAATTATGACAGCGGTAGCTAATAAAGGCTGGGCTAAATTTTTACTTGATTTGCCCAAAAATAAGCGAGCTGATGTGTCGTTGATTGCTGCAAACGAAATGTTTCGTCGTGGCGCACGTATATTGCGTGTTCACGATGTACAATCAGCTAAACAAATGGTCCAAGTGGTTCAAGCAATTTCAGGCAGTTTTTAA
- a CDS encoding non-canonical purine NTP pyrophosphatase: MIKRLVMASNNSAKTREIQRVFKVFGMPVVNYRELIDTKQFPAETTLDQYANALGKAQFIQQFLPNENILADDTGAYFEAFPDRFGLTTARELKTLGLASIREENEYLLNLYTPTMDRHAYLEALLVLVTPTGDVISSTGRGGVALARSERGDYSIGFDRLFEAENGKTFAEMLMPERIIYSHRGRAAKKILQELKHDD, translated from the coding sequence ATGATCAAAAGACTAGTCATGGCATCCAATAATTCAGCTAAAACACGTGAAATTCAGCGTGTTTTCAAAGTATTTGGTATGCCAGTTGTGAATTATCGTGAATTAATTGATACGAAACAATTTCCAGCTGAAACAACGTTGGACCAGTATGCTAATGCGTTAGGCAAGGCGCAATTTATCCAACAGTTTTTGCCAAATGAAAACATATTAGCCGATGATACTGGTGCTTATTTTGAAGCGTTTCCTGATCGTTTTGGTTTAACGACGGCGCGTGAATTAAAGACGCTTGGGTTAGCATCGATACGTGAAGAAAATGAGTATTTGTTGAACTTGTATACGCCAACTATGGATCGTCATGCCTACTTAGAAGCATTACTGGTATTGGTGACACCCACAGGCGATGTCATTTCAAGTACTGGTCGTGGTGGTGTAGCACTGGCTCGAAGTGAGCGGGGAGACTATTCTATAGGATTTGATAGATTATTTGAAGCCGAAAATGGTAAAACATTTGCGGAAATGTTAATGCCAGAACGTATTATATACTCGCATCGAGGTCGTGCAGCAAAAAAAATACTGCAGGAGTTAAAACATGATGATTGA
- a CDS encoding bifunctional folylpolyglutamate synthase/dihydrofolate synthase, producing the protein MTYQEIQQQLDKSWRVFEPGRVTFLREVLSWVGNPEATLHVIQIAGTNGKGSTGTMLREILLASHASVGHFASPSIFDDREQIWLNGTYVTEDDWVQAYELMQQVLRQHGLSDAALSYFEIWTLVALLVFQAHGVQYAIIEAGLGGLHDATHMLTSSTIIAYTEIGLDHQNILGATIQDIAQNKAGLMTAGATIVSDLHQQEKVRLILKTQAEKIGAIWFEQPVEVQIEDNTPHGLQVKIDGDSYSLGLRGRFQARNLSVVWQILAVLEQHFSVTFTYKIRQLGLARAHLIGRMQIDHTQRILWDGAHNIDAVHALIETLNDWHLTTKPLLVLGVLNDKNYRNMIDMLLPMVSQVITVTPENPRALSANDLAEAIHEQVISMPVTVASPESALHTANQLREKNQYIIVAGSFYTLRAVGGFNDQKTSHGIQ; encoded by the coding sequence ATGACATATCAAGAAATACAACAACAACTAGATAAAAGTTGGCGCGTTTTTGAACCAGGTCGTGTGACATTTTTAAGGGAAGTCTTGTCGTGGGTAGGCAACCCTGAGGCAACTTTGCATGTTATTCAAATTGCTGGTACAAATGGGAAGGGGTCAACTGGCACGATGTTGCGTGAAATTTTGCTTGCAAGTCATGCTTCAGTGGGACATTTTGCCAGTCCATCAATTTTTGACGACCGTGAACAAATTTGGCTTAACGGCACATATGTAACTGAAGATGATTGGGTGCAAGCTTATGAATTGATGCAGCAGGTTTTAAGACAGCATGGATTAAGTGATGCCGCTTTGTCATATTTTGAAATTTGGACATTGGTTGCTTTGTTAGTATTCCAAGCGCATGGTGTTCAGTACGCAATTATTGAGGCTGGTTTGGGTGGTTTACATGATGCCACACATATGTTAACATCATCGACGATTATAGCTTATACAGAAATTGGTTTAGACCACCAAAATATTTTAGGCGCAACTATTCAAGATATTGCACAGAATAAAGCTGGCCTCATGACAGCTGGTGCCACCATTGTGAGTGATTTACATCAGCAAGAAAAGGTACGGTTGATTTTAAAAACACAAGCTGAAAAAATTGGTGCAATCTGGTTTGAGCAACCTGTTGAAGTTCAAATAGAAGATAATACACCTCATGGCCTACAAGTTAAGATTGATGGCGATAGCTACTCATTAGGACTACGAGGTAGATTTCAAGCACGTAATCTTAGCGTGGTGTGGCAAATTCTTGCTGTTCTAGAGCAGCATTTTTCGGTCACGTTTACCTATAAAATAAGACAATTGGGTTTAGCACGGGCTCATTTAATTGGGCGTATGCAAATCGATCATACGCAACGTATATTATGGGATGGTGCGCATAATATCGATGCCGTACATGCCTTGATTGAGACCCTAAATGATTGGCATTTGACGACAAAGCCATTGCTAGTGTTGGGTGTTTTAAATGATAAAAATTATCGTAACATGATAGACATGTTGCTACCAATGGTGTCGCAAGTCATAACCGTAACACCAGAAAATCCACGTGCCTTGTCTGCAAATGATTTAGCGGAAGCAATCCATGAGCAGGTAATATCCATGCCGGTGACAGTTGCTAGTCCTGAAAGTGCATTACATACAGCTAATCAATTACGAGAAAAAAATCAATATATTATTGTGGCAGGGTCATTTTATACGTTACGAGCAGTAGGAGGTTTCAATGATCAAAAGACTAGTCATGGCATCCAATAA
- the folE gene encoding GTP cyclohydrolase I FolE: protein MTMFNDEKTTTLMQGVTNLLRVIGDDDKREGLIETPMRVVKAQAEIFAHTGEAQFDDFKLFSTTNDADMVIVESIPFYSMCEHHLLPFFGTVDVAYVPDGQIIGLSKIPRLIEWASRRPNVQENLTHLIASEMNRIVAPKGVAVNVTARHMCMEMRGINQPGTQTNTAIYRGLLQTDTFLKESFTHRVNKH, encoded by the coding sequence ATGACAATGTTTAACGATGAAAAAACCACAACTTTAATGCAAGGTGTCACCAATCTATTAAGAGTGATTGGTGATGATGACAAGCGCGAGGGATTAATTGAGACGCCCATGCGTGTTGTTAAAGCGCAAGCTGAAATTTTTGCGCACACTGGCGAGGCGCAATTTGATGATTTTAAATTATTCAGCACTACAAATGATGCTGACATGGTCATTGTTGAAAGCATACCATTTTATTCCATGTGTGAACATCATTTATTGCCTTTTTTTGGGACAGTAGATGTTGCTTATGTCCCTGATGGTCAAATTATTGGTCTGAGTAAAATACCGCGATTGATTGAATGGGCTAGTCGCCGACCGAATGTCCAAGAAAATTTAACGCACTTAATTGCCAGTGAAATGAATCGTATTGTTGCGCCCAAGGGTGTAGCAGTAAATGTTACGGCTAGGCATATGTGTATGGAAATGCGTGGGATCAACCAACCAGGGACACAGACTAACACAGCAATTTATCGTGGTCTACTACAGACAGATACATTTTTAAAGGAAAGTTTTACACATCGTGTAAACAAACACTAA
- the folK gene encoding 2-amino-4-hydroxy-6-hydroxymethyldihydropteridine diphosphokinase, which yields MTVAYLSLGANIGDRLANLQQAVTLLQETIGIDVTDISNVYETQPVGGVVQDDFYNLALRVDTNLSVLELLARLHEIESRLKRVRKVHWGPRTIDIDILVFGDDVWSDDTLTVPHREMANRRFVLTPLLDVVSDDRRYEIENLLAHTTDTNWVRVVANVRVENDNV from the coding sequence ATGACTGTTGCTTATTTAAGTTTAGGTGCTAATATTGGGGATCGACTGGCTAATTTGCAACAAGCAGTGACGCTATTACAGGAAACTATAGGGATAGACGTTACTGATATTTCAAATGTTTATGAGACGCAACCAGTAGGTGGTGTGGTTCAGGATGATTTTTATAATTTAGCTTTGCGGGTGGATACTAATTTATCAGTCCTTGAATTATTAGCGCGTTTACATGAAATTGAATCTCGTTTAAAACGCGTTCGTAAAGTCCATTGGGGACCGCGTACAATTGATATTGATATTTTAGTATTTGGGGATGATGTGTGGTCAGACGATACTTTGACCGTTCCACATCGTGAGATGGCGAATCGTCGGTTTGTACTGACGCCTTTGTTAGATGTCGTGTCGGATGATCGGCGCTACGAAATTGAAAATTTATTAGCGCATACAACGGATACAAATTGGGTTCGTGTTGTGGCTAATGTGAGAGTAGAAAATGACAATGTTTAA
- the folB gene encoding dihydroneopterin aldolase — protein sequence MGTIKLPNMRFYTYNGVLKAENELGQQISVDVTIHYPIETAVKDDDLETTVSYVDVYETVEKLVTTRQFKLIESLAQSLLVKLLSQFQQVTSIDVSVHKFYIPLPGIYDPFIISVSGTPSDLEGWGY from the coding sequence ATGGGAACCATTAAATTACCAAATATGCGGTTTTACACTTATAATGGTGTGCTAAAGGCAGAAAATGAATTAGGACAGCAGATTTCAGTAGATGTTACCATTCATTATCCAATTGAAACGGCTGTAAAAGATGATGATTTGGAGACAACTGTTTCTTATGTTGATGTTTATGAAACGGTTGAAAAGTTAGTTACAACGCGACAATTTAAATTGATTGAGAGTTTAGCACAAAGTTTGTTAGTTAAATTACTAAGTCAGTTTCAGCAAGTAACAAGCATTGATGTATCAGTGCATAAATTTTATATTCCGTTACCAGGTATTTACGACCCATTTATTATTAGTGTGAGTGGGACACCAAGCGATTTAGAAGGGTGGGGGTACTAA